One window from the genome of Bufo bufo chromosome 4, aBufBuf1.1, whole genome shotgun sequence encodes:
- the LOC120999714 gene encoding uncharacterized protein LOC120999714, which translates to MGNRNSNVSSADEPRDAPSTEVQAPGSANSCTNAPASPPLQPPNPTQATLPDFIVANPTTSSSLMAHLGPPTGVPAAIAHMGERPNSRRRSSSNSPDVSVRRYRRRSAACHQRCSRHRSRSARRSHRSARSRSSRWRSPSSTEVSSCSDTAGRSHSQRRRGAHSSAARASRGASRASAVQDPNPPIAPVEPPGPSTTGVPDPSASSFTGRIHRPGPSLGHPAERLMPLIRASVAPRTWTGYGKAWAGWVALAGTHPVHSSVSDRLRITIDFILQAREAGVSAAVIQRRLAGVSFYFRLLGCLAFFGAFRISELLPPTKFRPGGVLQDDVLIRDSLVRIRLRRSKTDIFGRGSSVSLYRIPGPACPVSAT; encoded by the exons ATGGGCAATAGAAATTCTAATGTGTCATCTGCAGATGAgcccagggatgccccctctaccGAGGTACAGGCTCCTGGGAGTGCCAACAGTTGCACTAATGCCCCTGCCAGCCCACCCCTCCAACCCCCCAATCCCACTCAGGCCACCCTGCCTGACTTTATTGTAGCCAATCCCACCACTTCCTCATCGCTTATGGCACATTTAGGTCCCCCTACTGGGGTCCCTGCCGCTATTGCGCATATGGGGGAACGTCCCAATTCCAGACGGCGCTCATCTTCAAACTCACCTGATGTATCCGTCCGCCGTTACCGGCGCAGGTCGGCAGCTTGTCATCAACGTTGTTCCCGTCATCGGTCACGGTCTGCGCGGCGGTCCCACAGAAGTGCCCGCTCCAGATCGTCTCGCTGGCGGTCACCTTCATCAACGGAGGTCAGCTCCTGCAGCGATACCGCTGGCAGGTCTCATTCACAACGCAGAAGGGGTGCCCATTCATCCGCTGCACGGGCTTCTCGCGGGGCCAGCCGGGCCAGCGCGGTGCAGGATCCGAATCCTCCAATCGCCCCAGTGGAACCTCCAGGTCCTTCTACTACCG GAGTTCCGGACCCTAGTGCCAGCAGCTTCACCGGACGGATCCATAGGCCCGGCCCATCTCTGGGACATCCCGCTGAACGATTGATGCCTCTCATTAGAGCCTCAGTGGCTCCTAGGACCTGGACGGGTTATGGTAAGGCCTGGGCTGGCTGGGTAGCGCTAGCAGGGACTCATCCGGTCCATTCCTCAGTGTCGGATCGGCTGCGCATAACCATCGACTTTATTTTGCAGGCAAGGGAAGCAGGCGTTTCGGCGGCGGTTATCCAACGCCGCTTAGCCGGGGTTAGCTTTTATTTTAGGTTATTGGGTTGCCTGGCGTTTTTCGGGGCTTTTCGGATAAGCGAGCTCCTCCCCCCGACCAAGTTCCGGCCAGGTGGTGTTTTGCAAGATGATGTCCTTATTAGGGATTCCTTGGTGCGCATTCGCCTCCGCCGGTcaaaaacagacatttttggCCGGGGTTCTAGTGTGTCGTTATATCGCATCCCCGGCCCGGCTTGCCCAGTCTCGGCAACCTAG